A region from the Vicia villosa cultivar HV-30 ecotype Madison, WI linkage group LG3, Vvil1.0, whole genome shotgun sequence genome encodes:
- the LOC131656527 gene encoding uncharacterized protein LOC131656527 — MADRITAVEERLGRVETSIEELRTFLAAEIQRAIANRGSPQTSGETVTSPLDEFRLSVKKVELPVFTGDDPVAWITRAETYFEVQRISRDVRIQLTKLSMEGPTIHWFNLWHDSTEELSWENLCEAMMARFGGGRFENPFEELKDLKQSETVEDYIAEFELCSSQCERLPEQQFLGYFIGGLRHDIRSRVMDLVHITNRVMALGQNLKNLIGLFAKGKEKGSAIQTQTNNYLGKTRTGSGSGSQTESTRPTNSTTSSRPNLGGNLRRHSRGVLHLPSAEVNERRAKGLCFRCNEQWDPLHQCATKQLRLIILGDDEIVNDEGEIVVLEADSEEELTQEELECKIMGLFGVSTNPNQAQTMKLEGCLQGASILVLIDSGATHNFISPKVVETLGLPMVPSNPLGVKLGDGHRVLTRGRCKGIQLNVGAVQICFDAYVLELGGVDLILGVVWLETLGKMTMDWKEMSMVFNYKGSMVKLLGQAVDDKMAAFQSIVTPSRMIAGCEWPTLMEVLGSPVSRVCDHQIKELGGLLDRFVIVFKEIQGLPLPRNTCHSIELLQGAGPISVRPY; from the exons CAGTTGAGGAACGCTTGGGACGTGTGGAAACCAGTATTGAGGAATTGCGTACTTTCCTTGCTGCGGAAATTCAACGAGCGATAGCGAATCGTGGATCACCTCAAACAAGCGGTGAAACGGTTACCTCACCGTTGGATGAGTTTCGTTTGTCCGTAAAGAAGGTGGAGCTGCCAGTGTTTACCGGCGACGATCCGGTGGCATGGATCACTCGTGCTGAGACATACTTTGAAGTACAACGAATCTCTCGGGATGTTCGTATTCAGTTGACAAAGTTGAGCATGGAAGGCCCAACTATCCATTGGTTTAACCTATGGCATGATTCAACAGAGGAATTGTCATGGGAGAACCTCTGTGAAGCAATGATGGCGAGATTTGGAGGAGGTCGTTTCGAGAACCCGTTCGAAGAACTCAAGGATTTGAAGCAATCTGAGACGGTGGAGGATTACATCGCCGAATTTGAATTGTGTTCCTCTCAGTGTGAAAGGTTACCAGAACAACAATTTCTGGGCTATTTTATTGGTGGTTTACGTCACGATATCCGTTCTCGA GTCATGGATCTGGTTCACATTACAAATCGTGTCATGGCTCTTGGACAAAATCTCAAAAACCTAATTGGGCTTTTCGCGAAGGGGAAGGAAAAAGGTTCTGCAATTCAGACCCAGACTAATAACTATTTGGGAAAAACGCGTACTGGTTCGGGTTCTGGATCTCAAACCGAGTCAACACGACCTACTAATTCTACAACATCTTCTCGCCCAAATTTAGGGGGCAATTTGCGCCGTCATTCTCGTGGTGTTCTCCATCTACCAAGTGCAGAAGTTAATGAACGTCGTGCAAAAGGACTCTGTTTTCGCTGCAACGAACAATGGGATCCTCTCCATCAATGTGCAACAAAACAGTTACGATTGATTATCTTGGGAGATGATGAAATTGTGAACGATGAAGGAGAGATTGTCGTGTTAGAGGCTGACTCAGAAGAAGAGCTCACACAAGAGGAATTAGAATGTAAAATCATGGGACTGTTTGGTGTATCCACTAATCCAAATCAAGCCCAGACGATGAAATTGGAGGGATGTTTACAAGGTGCATCTATTTTGGTTCTTATTGACAGTGGAGCCACGCATAATTTCATATCCCCTAAGGTGGTAGAAACCCTCGGATTGCCTATGGTGCCTTCTAATCCCTTGGGTGTTAAGTTAGGAGATGGTCATCGTGTCTTAACTAGGGGTAGATGCAAGGGAATTCAGTTGAACGTGGGAGCAGTGCAGATTTGTTTTGATGCTTATGTGCTGGAGTTAGGAGGTGTGGATTTGATTTTGGGAGTTGTGTGGCTGGAAACTTTGGGAAAGATGACCATGGATTGGAAAGAAATGTCTATGGTGTTCAACTATAAGGGCAGTATGGTGAAATTACTTGGTCAGGCTGTAGATGATAAGATGGCTGCATTCCAAAGCATTGTCACTCCTTCTCGAATGATAGCAGGCTGTGAATGGCCTACCTTGATGGAGGTGCTAGGATCACCGGTGTCGCGAGTCTGTGATCATCAAATTAAGGAGTTGGGAGGATTATTGGATCGTTTTGTTATTGTGTTTAAAGAAATTCAGGGTCTTCCTCTGCCAAGAAACACTTGCCATTCAATTGAACTTTTACAGGGTGCTGGTCCGATAAGTGTGCGGCCTTATTAA
- the LOC131660061 gene encoding tocopherol cyclase, chloroplastic, with protein METKFFDPPPLYLHLPSLSSSTAHFTKPTFLPFPLRNNHTSFKSLAHNSGSSHTDPVQDNQHSQSPKPVYSPTPPNRPLRTPHSGYHFDGTARKFFEGWYFKVSIPEKRQSFCFMYSVENPAFRKPLTTFELAQYGPRFTGVGAQILGADDKYICQYTPESHNFWGSRNELMLGNTFAVKPNSKPPKKEVHPKEFNDRVLEGFQVTPLWHQGSISDDGRSDYVETVKTARWEYSTRPVYGWGDVGSAQKSTAGWLAAFPVFEPHWQICMGGGLSTGWIEWDGERIEFENAPSYSEKNWGGAFPRKWFWAQCNVFEGASGEVALTAAGGLRQIPGLTETYENAALIGVHFGGKFYEFVPWNGVVSWEIATWGYWSMSADNGDYLVELEATADDPGTTLRAPTSEAGLTQACKDTCFGNLRLQLWERRYDGSKGKKILDVKSDMAALEVGGGPWFNKWKGKTSTPPILQRAIGLPIDVDGIYSLFPLLKPPGL; from the exons ATGGAAACCAAGTTTTTCGACCCCCCTCCTCTCTATCTCCACCTCCCCTCACTTTCTTCCTCCACCGCCCATTTCACAAAACCCACATTCCTCCCCTTCCCCCTTCGTAACAACCACACTTCCTTCAAATCCCTCGCTCACAATTCCGGTTCTTCACACACCGATCCCGTTCAAGACAATCAACACTCTCAATCTCCCAAACCTGTTTACTCTCCCACACCTCCCAATCGACCACTCCGTACCCCTCACAGCGGCTACCACTTTGATGGAACCGCTCGCAAATTCTTTGAGGGTTGGTACTTCAAGGTTTCCATTCCCGAAAAGCGGCAGAGCTTTTGCTTTATGTATTCTGTTGAGAATCCTGCGTTTCGGAAACCATTGACGACGTTTGAATTGGCGCAATATGGACCTAGGTTTACTGGTGTTGGGGCGCAAATTCTTGGTGCTGATGATAAATATATTTGCCAATATACTCCGGAATCACATAACTTTTGGGGAA GTAGGAATGAACTGATGCTGGGTAACACTTTTGCGGTTAAGCCGAATTCGAAACCTCCGAAGAAAGAGGTTCATCCTAAG GAATTTAATGATAGAGTGTTGGAAGGTTTTCAAGTCACTCCCCTTTGGCATCAAGGTTCCATTAGCGATGATGGAAG GTCGGATTATGTAGAAACAGTAAAGACGGCTCGCTGGGAGTACAGTACACGTCCTGTATATGGCTGGGGTGATGTCGGGTCCGCACAAAAGTCAACTGCTGGCTGGCTTGCAGCTTTTCCTGTTTTTGAACCGCATTGGCAAATATGCATGGGCGGTGGACTTTCAACAG GTTGGATAGAGTGGGATGGCGAGAGGATTGAGTTTGAAAATGCCCCATCTTATTCAGAAAAGAATTGGGGTGGAGCTTTCCCGAGAAAATGGTTTTGG GCTCAGTGTAATGTTTTCGAAGGTGCTAGTGGAGAAGTTGCACTTACAGCAGCAGGCGGATTGAGACAAATTCCCGGATTAACTGAGACATATGAAAATGCTGCATTG ATTGGAGTTCACTTTGGTGGAAAGTTTTATGAATTTGTGCCTTGGAATGGCGTTGTATCCTGGGAAATTGCAACATGGGGTTATTGGTCTATGTCTGCAGACAATGGCGATTATTTG GTTGAATTAGAAGCAACAGCAGATGATCCAGGTACTACATTGCGTGCTCCAACCTCAGAAGCTGGCCTTACCCAAGCTTGTAAAGATACATGTTTTGGAAATCTAAGATTACAATTGTGGGAACGTAGATACGATGGAAGCAAGGGAAAG AAAATATTGGACGTGAAAAGTGACATGGCAGCTCTAGAAGTTGGAGGAGGTCCATGGTTTAACAAATGGAAGGGAAAGACATCAACTCCACCTATTCTTCAGCGAGCTATTGGATTGCCTATAGATGTAGATGGCATCTATAGTCTGTTTCCTCTGCTTAAACCACCTGGTTTGTAG